The following proteins are co-located in the Haloplanus sp. HW8-1 genome:
- a CDS encoding thiamine pyrophosphate-dependent dehydrogenase E1 component subunit alpha, with translation MAQIDFNEPRERTEALRRMMLIREFEDAVGDRFADGEIPGFVHLSQGQEGVAVGAVGALTEDDYVTSTHRAHGHSLAKGLDPDRLLAELYGKETGYCDGKGGSMHVASLEVGMLGAQPIVGASVPLGTGAAITAQYTDADWMSLTFLGDGAVAEGQVHEAFNLAATWELPVVFVIENNLYSEGMPFDDQHNIEDLADMAASYGVPGETVDGQDVETVNAAVSQARERALDGEGPTLVEAKTYRYRGHFEGDQEPYRTAEEVDEWRTERDPIDNYVDELLETGVLTEDDVADLERSVESELADAVEFARESETASKDVAFDDVFVEPAPEIAAHRERVARREPNWSVY, from the coding sequence ATGGCTCAGATCGACTTCAACGAGCCACGGGAACGGACAGAGGCATTGCGCCGCATGATGCTCATTCGGGAGTTCGAAGACGCGGTCGGGGACCGGTTCGCCGACGGCGAGATTCCGGGTTTCGTCCACCTCTCCCAGGGACAGGAGGGCGTCGCCGTGGGCGCGGTCGGCGCGCTCACCGAGGACGACTACGTCACGAGCACCCACCGCGCCCACGGCCACAGCCTCGCGAAGGGGCTCGACCCTGACCGCCTGCTGGCCGAACTCTACGGGAAAGAGACGGGGTACTGTGACGGGAAGGGCGGTTCGATGCACGTCGCCAGCCTGGAGGTCGGCATGCTCGGCGCCCAGCCCATCGTCGGCGCGAGCGTTCCACTGGGAACCGGCGCGGCCATCACCGCCCAGTACACCGATGCAGATTGGATGTCCCTCACGTTTCTCGGCGACGGTGCGGTTGCCGAGGGACAGGTCCACGAGGCGTTCAACCTCGCCGCCACCTGGGAACTGCCGGTCGTCTTCGTCATCGAGAACAACCTCTACTCCGAGGGGATGCCGTTCGACGACCAACACAACATCGAGGACCTCGCGGACATGGCGGCGTCGTACGGCGTCCCCGGTGAGACCGTCGACGGACAGGACGTTGAGACCGTCAACGCCGCGGTCTCGCAGGCCCGCGAACGGGCGCTGGATGGTGAGGGGCCCACGCTGGTCGAGGCCAAGACCTACCGCTACCGCGGCCACTTCGAGGGGGACCAGGAGCCGTATCGGACCGCCGAGGAGGTCGACGAGTGGCGGACCGAACGCGACCCCATCGACAACTACGTCGACGAACTGCTCGAGACGGGCGTCCTGACCGAGGACGACGTGGCCGACCTCGAGCGGTCGGTCGAGTCTGAACTGGCCGACGCCGTCGAGTTCGCCCGCGAGAGTGAGACGGCGAGCAAGGACGTCGCCTTCGACGACGTGTTCGTCGAACCCGCGCCGGAGATAGCGGCACACCGGGAACGCGTCGCACGTCGAGAACCCAACTGGAGCGTATACTGA